GTGAGTTGTCCTTTGGTCAGCGGGCGCGGCTGGGGCTCCTGGCTCTACGCCTTCAGGAACCGAATTTTTACCTGCTTGATGAGCCTACCAACCACGTTGATATCGCCGGACAGGAAAGACTGGAGGCCGAAATTCTGGCCCATGGCGCGACCTGCCTGTTGGTTTCGCATGACCGCAGTTTCGTACGGGGGCTGGGGGACCGTTTCCTGATCATCGAGAACAGACGACTGGTAGAGGTTGAAAGTCCGGAGCCGTTCTTTGCAGTAATGGCGCAAGAAGAAGGGTGAGTTATTTTATTTTGCTGTCAGTAATTTAGCGTCTCGATTGTGAATGGTTTGTTTATGAGTTCGCAAGCAATCTCTTGCCATAGCGCAGTGTGGGGGAAGACGTTGTGGCTTCAGAACAGATTACAGCCTTGCAAAAGCAAGGTCAGCACAACAATGTTCGCTATGTAGGCGCAGTGACCGGGCGTTATATATTGTCCGGGCGGCCGGTGACGTCGGGTGAAGGCGCTGCGGTGCTGGCGTGTCGGCTCTGTTCTGTTTCGCCGGTGCAGGCTGTCATCGTCGCGCCGGTGCTGGCCCAACTTGCTGAGCCGGTTGTCGCGCACTTCCAAGACTTCGGCATGTTGCGTGGGTCAGTGGTGCGCAAACTGGCCAGTGGCTTTGTGATCGATCTGGAGCTCGAAGACGACGGTCGGGCGCGACTAGCAGCAAAAATCCGCTGGAAGAAGATCATTGTCAGTCGGCATACGCCGGACAAACGTGAGTTCAAGCGTGTCCTGCCGCGCCATCCCCGTACCGTAATGACGCTGGGCGATGGCAGTACGTCGCCGTGCTTTGTCATTGATATTTCGCAGTCTGGGGTCGCGGTATCGGCCAGTCTGGTACCCGGAATAGGCACGCCCGTGGCCATCGGCGCGCTGCTGGGGCGGGTTGTGCGTCACCTCGAAATAGGGTTTGCGGTGGCGTTTCTGACAGTGCAGCCTTTGGAGCTGCTGGAAAAGCTGATGGCGCCCAAAGCAACCAGAACGATGTCTGCGGTGGCTGCTTAGCTACATCCTTATCTTTCACGGATAAGAAGTCTTAAGGAACGGTCCCTACATTTATATTCGTATTGCGTACGAATGCCAAAACTCAGCTCTTATTGCGAGCGGATGGGAGAGGGACCCCATGTCAGTGAGCGTTGATTGCGGTGAATTGTCACCGCGGACCAGTTATGATTGGCACGATGTCCGTTTTATCGGTGCCGTGGCCGGTCGTTACGCCCTGTCGGATCGCAAGCGTCCAGGTGCCAACAAAGCTCCCGTCTATGCGTGTCGCCTGTGTTCGGTTTCCACACGTACCGCTGTTGTGGTGGGGCCGGTGGTGGGCGAAGAGGGGGAGGTCGTCACCGCACATTTTGATGCTTTCGGCATATTGCGTGGCCGCATCAACCGGCAGCTCCCGTCCGGTTTCGTCATGGATCTGATGCTGAATACGGCGGCGCGGGAGAAGCTGGGCCGCAAAATCGTCTGGCAGAAGAAGCGCGTTTACGAGCAGGTGGAAGATCGTCGCGAACACAAACGCATCCAGTTGCGTGACCCGCGCACCATCATTTCGCTCGGCGACGGATCCCGGATACCCTGCTTCGTGATTGACGTGTCCAAATCCGGTATCGCGCTGTCGGCGCAGCACGCGCCCGAGATCGGCACGCCGCTGGCGGTGGGCAAGCTGGTTGGCCGGGTGGTGCGCTATCTCGATGTCGGCTTTGCCGTCAAATTCCTGCAGTTGCAGGAACTCGAAGATATCGAGGCGCTGGTGGTGCCGCCTGAAATCGCGCCGCTTGCTGATAGTGAGCGCGCGGGGCGCTAGCACCGCGCCAACTGCGCTATTGCATGATCTGGCGGACTTCGACTGTGCCTTCCCAGCCCGGCCAGAACTGCTTGTGCAACTCCAGAAACCGGCTGGCCCGGTCGATTGCTGCCTGGCGACTGTCCACTTCATAGACCGCGTGGCCGCCCACCCATTCCTTGGTTTCAGCAAATGGCCCGTCGATCACATCAACCGTGTTGTCAGCCAGTCTGACGGTGGCGCCGTGCTCTATGGGGAGCAGGCCACCCTGTTCCAGCAAGGCGCCGGCGGCGGCGGCCTCCATGCCGAGCGCCATGATCGCGTTCATCAGTTCGGCAGGCGGCGGTGAGGTGGTCTTGCTCGTCGATGATGTCTTGACCAGCGTCATGAACTTCATGGTGTGCTCCCGTATCAGGTTTGAAACGCGCGGATGCTTTTCGCGGTTCGTACTGTCTCGACGAGCGAGCGCTGCGCTTTTCGACACGCCCCACGGTGGTCTGGAAGGAAAATCCAGTTAAGGGAGGCAAATGGCTTTCAAAACGCCCGAGCCAGCGTGGATGGATGGCATTTGGAAGGCTGGCAATTGCGTCCAGACAAAAAGAAAGGGCGCCTCGTGGCGCCCCTTCCCAAATTTTTGGACCGTTTCGGCTTATGCCGAGTAGTACATTTCGAACTCGACCGGATGAGGGGTCTGCTCGTACTTGATTACTTCGGCCATCTTGAGCTCGATGTAGGCATCGATCTGATCGTTGTCGAACACGCCGCCAGCGGTCAGGAATTCGCGATCCTTGTCGAGGCTTTCCAGCGCTTCGCGCAGCGAGCCGGAAACGGTCGGGATTTCCATCAGTTCCTGGCGTGGGAGCTCGTAGAGATCCTTGTCCATTGGATCGCCGGGGTGGATCTTGTTCTTGATGCCATCGAGGCCAGCCATGAGCATGGCCGAGAAGGCCAGGTATGGGTTTGCCAGTGGATCGGGGAAACGGATCTCGACGCGCTTGGCCTTGGGCGACTGGCCAAAGGGGATGCGGCAGGAAGCGGAACGGTTGCGAGCCGAGTAGGCCAGCAGCACGGGGGCTTCGAAACCGGGCACCAAACGCTTGTAGCTGTTGGTGGATGGGTTCGAGAAGGCGTTGATCGCCTTGGCGTGCTTGATGATGCCGCCGATGTAGTACAGCGCTTCCATCGACAGGCCGGCATACTGATCGCCAGCAAAGAGCGGCTTGCCGTCCTTCCAGATCGACTGGTGGCAGTGCATGCCCGAGCCGTTGTCACCAAAGACTGGCTTTGGCATGAAGGTCACGGTCTTGCCATAGGCATTGGCAACCTGGTGGATGACATACTTGTAGATCTGTACGTCGTCGGCAGCCTTGATCATCGGCGCAAACTTGATGCCGAGTTCGTGCTGGGCCGAGGCCACTTCATGGTGGTGCTTTTCAACGACCACGCCCATGTCGGCCATGGCAGCGAGCATTTCGCCACGGATGTCCTGGGCGCTATCGAGCGGCGGCACGGGGAAGTAGCCCTTCTTGAGACCGATATGGTGACCGGTGTTACCGGACTCATAGGCGGTGTCGTTGTTGGACGGCAGTTCAGGGTGGTCGACTTCAAAGCCCACCTTGTAGGGGGTGTTGGAGTACCGCACGTCGTCGAACATGAAGAATTCTGGCTCTGCGCCGAACACTACGGAATCGCCAATGCCGGAAGCCTTGAGGTATTCCTCGGCCTTCTTGGCAGTGGTGCGTGGGTCGCGGCTGTAGGGCTGGTAGGTCAGCGGCTCGAGAATGTCGCAGTTGATGACCATGGTGGACGCGCCAAAGAAGGGGTCCATGTAAGCAGATGACGGATCGGGCATCAGAACCATGTCGGACTCGTTAATGGCCTTCCAGCCACCGATCGAGGAACCATCGAACATGGTGCCTTCCTCGAACAGATCCTCGTCAACGATCGAGCAATCGAGCGTGACGTGCTGCAGCTTGCCGCGCGGGTCGGTGAAGCGCAGGTCGAGATACTTGATGTTCTCGTCTTTGATACGCTTGAGGAGGTCGCTTGCGGTGGTCATTCGGTATTCCCCTGTCTAATTAGGAACTTTTGTTATTGGCACGGCTGGACGCGTGCGGGGTGAACTACCCCGCCCAATGGGTTCGAAAACCCTAAAGCGCGTCGTCCCCGAATTCTCCGGTACGGATACGGATGGCTTGCTCGATCGAATAAACAAAGATCTTGCCGTCGCCGATACGTCCTGTCTGGGCTGCGTTGCGGATGGCTTCGATGGCCTTTTCGGCGAGTTCATCGGGGCACACGACCTCGACTTTCACCTTGGGCAGGAAGTCCACGACATATTCAGCGCCGCGATAAAGTTCGGTATGGCCCTTCTGGCGACCAAAGCCCTTGGCTTCGGTCACAGTGATGCCCTGGAGGCCTACTTCCTGCAGTGCCTCTTTGACTTCGTCGAGCTTGAACGGCTTTACGATAGCCTCGATCTTCTTCATTTGAGCCTCCACGGGTCTTTCTGGGCGGATACCGCATAGTCGTATGCACGGGGTGTGCCAGCTCGATTTTGCAACCGAAAAGGCAATTAGTACAACGCTTTACGTCAGTATGGCGGCGGTATTGCCTGCGCCGCCACGGGTGTCTATGCCTAATTGTTGTGCAGTATGGGTGTATTTTGTGCGGAATGTCGATGTCTGTCGGTCTGGTCCTGCCTCGACGCCGCTACATTGGGCAAACTGCCTGCCAAAGCCAAGCGGCATGTGGGGCCAGGGAGCAGAACCGCCCAGCAATCGGCGCAAATAGAGCAGCAAGGCTTTGACTGGCTTTCCGTCTTCATATAGATGCAACGCCAACCCGGCCAACGGGTCCTTTAGCGGGTGTGGCGGAACTGGTAGACGCACTGGATTTAGGTTCCAGCGCCGCAAGGCGTGGAGGTTCGAGTCCTCTCACCCGCACCAAATTTGGGATCTGGCCCTCCAGAGACAATGATCACGGGATTGAACCGAATGCAGGTTACCGAAACCCTCAATGAAGGTCTGAAGCGCAAGTTGAGCGTTACCATTCCGGCCGCCGACTTGAACGAGCGCCTCGGTGCCAAGCTCGAAGAGCTTAAGGGCCAGGCCAACATCAAGGGCTTCCGTCCGGGCAAAGTGCCAATGGCGCACATCAAGAAGATGTTCGGCCGTTCGGCCATGTCCGAAGTGATGACCGACGCAATCAACAACACCGTCACCGAGACGCTGGACAAGCGCGAAGAGCGCGCTGCCGCCCAGCCAAAGGTTGATCTGCCCGACGATCAGGCCGTGATCAACGAAGTGCTCGAAGGCAAGGCCGATCTGGCATTTGAAGTCGAATATGAAGTCCTGCCACCCGTCGAACTGATGGACCTCAAGGGCGTGCCGCTGACCAAGCCGGTCATCGATATCGCTGAAGACGAAATCGACGCCGAAGTGAACCGCGTGTTCGCGCAGAACCGTGGCTACACCGACAAGGGCGACGGCGCCGTTGTTGAGAATGGCGACCGTCTGGGTCTGTCGTTTGTCGGCAAGATCGACGGCAAGGAATTCGATGGCGGCAAGTCCGACCATGCGCACCTGACCGTTGGTTCGAACGAATTCATCCCGGGCTTTGAAGAGCAGCTGATCGGTTTCAAGAAGGGCGAGACCCGCGAAATCGAAGTGACCTTCCCCAAGGATTACCAGAGCGACGAACTGGCCGGCAAGAAGGCGACCTTCGAGGTCACCGTGCTGCATGTCGATGGTCCGAACACTGGCGAGCTGGACGATGAGTTCGCCAAGCGTCTGGGCGTTGAGAACGTTCAGGCGCTGCGCGATGCCGTCAAGGGTCAGATGGAATCGGCGCTGGCGTCGATGAGCCGTCAGCACATGAAGCGTCAGGTGCTCGATGCGCTTGATGATGGCCACAAGTTCGACGTTCCAGCCCAGCTGGTTGAAGCCGAATTCGCCACCATCTGGCAGCGGGTCGAGCATGAAGTGCAGAGCCATGGCAAGTCCTTCGAGGACGAAGGCACCACCGAGGAAGCTGCACGCGAACAGTACCGCACCATTGCCGAGCGCCGCGTGCGTCTGGGCCTGGTGGTTGCCGAAATCGGCAACAAGAACGACGTGAACGTGACCGAGGAAGAGCATCAGCAGGCACTGATCGCCGAAGTGCGCCGCTTCCAGGGCCAGGAACAGCAGGTTTATGACTACTACCGTCAGAACCCGCAGGCGCTGGCTGGTCTGCGTGCCCCCGTCTTTGAGAACAAGGTCGTCGACTTTGTCATCGAGCAGGGCAAGATCACCGACAAGAAGATGACCCGTGAAGAGCTGGCCAAGCTGATCCAGGCCGACGAGGACGAGGTTCCGGCAGAACATCACCACTAAGGTGCCCTGACCGCCAAATTTAAAGCCGCCCAGAAATGGGCGGCTTTTTTGTTTGTGGTGTAGAACAGGCCGACGATTCCCCGCCCTGCGAGTTCCCATGACCTCTTCGAGCGCCGATATTCTCCTGACCCCGCGACAAATGGGCGAGGCCGACCGGCTGGCCGCGCAGGCTGGCAGCAAGTCCCTCAAGCTGATGGAAGCGGCGGGTCGGGCGGTCGCCGAAGCGGTCACCGAGCACTATTATCA
The DNA window shown above is from Devosia litorisediminis and carries:
- a CDS encoding PilZ domain-containing protein; this encodes MASEQITALQKQGQHNNVRYVGAVTGRYILSGRPVTSGEGAAVLACRLCSVSPVQAVIVAPVLAQLAEPVVAHFQDFGMLRGSVVRKLASGFVIDLELEDDGRARLAAKIRWKKIIVSRHTPDKREFKRVLPRHPRTVMTLGDGSTSPCFVIDISQSGVAVSASLVPGIGTPVAIGALLGRVVRHLEIGFAVAFLTVQPLELLEKLMAPKATRTMSAVAA
- a CDS encoding PilZ domain-containing protein; amino-acid sequence: MSVSVDCGELSPRTSYDWHDVRFIGAVAGRYALSDRKRPGANKAPVYACRLCSVSTRTAVVVGPVVGEEGEVVTAHFDAFGILRGRINRQLPSGFVMDLMLNTAAREKLGRKIVWQKKRVYEQVEDRREHKRIQLRDPRTIISLGDGSRIPCFVIDVSKSGIALSAQHAPEIGTPLAVGKLVGRVVRYLDVGFAVKFLQLQELEDIEALVVPPEIAPLADSERAGR
- a CDS encoding YciI family protein, with product MKFMTLVKTSSTSKTTSPPPAELMNAIMALGMEAAAAGALLEQGGLLPIEHGATVRLADNTVDVIDGPFAETKEWVGGHAVYEVDSRQAAIDRASRFLELHKQFWPGWEGTVEVRQIMQ
- the glnA gene encoding type I glutamate--ammonia ligase, encoding MTTASDLLKRIKDENIKYLDLRFTDPRGKLQHVTLDCSIVDEDLFEEGTMFDGSSIGGWKAINESDMVLMPDPSSAYMDPFFGASTMVINCDILEPLTYQPYSRDPRTTAKKAEEYLKASGIGDSVVFGAEPEFFMFDDVRYSNTPYKVGFEVDHPELPSNNDTAYESGNTGHHIGLKKGYFPVPPLDSAQDIRGEMLAAMADMGVVVEKHHHEVASAQHELGIKFAPMIKAADDVQIYKYVIHQVANAYGKTVTFMPKPVFGDNGSGMHCHQSIWKDGKPLFAGDQYAGLSMEALYYIGGIIKHAKAINAFSNPSTNSYKRLVPGFEAPVLLAYSARNRSASCRIPFGQSPKAKRVEIRFPDPLANPYLAFSAMLMAGLDGIKNKIHPGDPMDKDLYELPRQELMEIPTVSGSLREALESLDKDREFLTAGGVFDNDQIDAYIELKMAEVIKYEQTPHPVEFEMYYSA
- a CDS encoding P-II family nitrogen regulator, with protein sequence MKKIEAIVKPFKLDEVKEALQEVGLQGITVTEAKGFGRQKGHTELYRGAEYVVDFLPKVKVEVVCPDELAEKAIEAIRNAAQTGRIGDGKIFVYSIEQAIRIRTGEFGDDAL
- the tig gene encoding trigger factor, which produces MQVTETLNEGLKRKLSVTIPAADLNERLGAKLEELKGQANIKGFRPGKVPMAHIKKMFGRSAMSEVMTDAINNTVTETLDKREERAAAQPKVDLPDDQAVINEVLEGKADLAFEVEYEVLPPVELMDLKGVPLTKPVIDIAEDEIDAEVNRVFAQNRGYTDKGDGAVVENGDRLGLSFVGKIDGKEFDGGKSDHAHLTVGSNEFIPGFEEQLIGFKKGETREIEVTFPKDYQSDELAGKKATFEVTVLHVDGPNTGELDDEFAKRLGVENVQALRDAVKGQMESALASMSRQHMKRQVLDALDDGHKFDVPAQLVEAEFATIWQRVEHEVQSHGKSFEDEGTTEEAAREQYRTIAERRVRLGLVVAEIGNKNDVNVTEEEHQQALIAEVRRFQGQEQQVYDYYRQNPQALAGLRAPVFENKVVDFVIEQGKITDKKMTREELAKLIQADEDEVPAEHHH